The DNA segment GGGCCTTCGGAAGGCCTGAAGAGATAGCCCGGGAGTACCTGAGCGGACTTCACTCTAAGGTCGTTGCCTTCGGAGATGTCACGCTTGAGGGGTTTCTCCTGAAAAAGGCCGGGAGAAATACCTACATCTACGCCCGCTCCGGACATGAGGAAAAGGAGATAATGGAAGCCCTTGAAAGCGCGGGAATACCCTTTCGGAGGGAGAGTCTGACGATAGAGGACGTCTTCATTGCAGGTGGTCTCGGTGATGGGGATCGTTGAGTACTACGCGAGGGCCCTAACACGGGGAAGGTTCTCCCTCATTAGCTTCGCGATCCAGCCGCTCTCCTTCATCTTCATAGTCTACATCGTGAGCGGGGGCAGGTTTTTGAACACCGCTTTAGCCGGAGCAATCGTCAGCTTCATAGCCGGGGTTGGTATAGCAGACCTTGCGATAGAGCTGGTCGGAATGAAGACGCGCTCGCGGTTCTATGACATCATCATGAGCCTTCCCGGGAGTAACTGGAGGAAGGCCCTTGGCATCTCCGTCGGAATGAGCGTTCCGGCCTTTCCCTATGTGGTTCTTTTGACGGCGATACTCCTCTGGAGGCTCGGAGTTGGGGCTTTTCCCAGAATGCTTGGGGCGATAATTTCATTGTGGCTCTGGAGCGTAGGAGTTGGCTTCCTTTTGGGTGTTAAAGGGAAAGAGCCTGTTCAGGTGATGAGGCTCTCGAACCTTCTGGTTACTGGCCTTACGGTCTTCCCACCGGTTTACTATCCAGTGAGCGTCCTTTCGGAGTGGCTCGCAAAGGTTCTCATTTTCTTCCCGACGGTGAGTGCCTCTCAAGTTCTGTCGGGAGCGGGTGGGAGCGCGCCCCTTATAACAACGCTCCTCTGGGGAATCCTCGGTCTGGTCTTCCTCCTCAGATTTAAGGGGCTTGAGGGGTGAGCTTCTATATGTCGAACACCAAGACATTTATTGATGAAAGAGATGAAGGAAATTGAGGCCATCTACGAGGAAGGCGTATTTAAGCCTCTCAAAAGCCCCATCTCGTGATAATGAGGGGGTAGTGCTGGTCGTCAAGGAAAAAGTAGTAACCGGGAAGTTCCTTAGAAAGCTTGAGGAGCTCAGCGAGAGCCTGCCAGAACGGTAGTTCCTGCGGTGCTTTTAATACGAGCGCTCACGTTAATGTCTCAATAATCACCCTGTACAACATGACAAGGGATCATGAACAGTTGTTGTTCGTCAAGGTTACTGCCTACAATGCCACCGTTAACTATACCATATATAACCTTGTTTATAGAGCCGAGAGAAGTCAGTATAATTTTACGCTAATCACTAAAATCCTAACCGACCCGGAGACTGGGGAGTACAGGGCTTTTGTTACTGGGATGAACATCGCTCCCCATGATAAGGATAAAGCTCTTCCTGTCGGGGATACTGTGCTGGTGCTCGGTAACCTTACGCTTTCAGATTACTACTGGACTCTGAACAAGGTTCTTATGAAGCTTCGCAGGGGTGACGAGACGGGCTGGATTTGGGGCAGGAGTGCTTACGAGTTAAGGCACCTCTCGCACCTAGTGAGGCTTAAACTACCTGAGTACAACAGCCAAGGAAAACTTGGTTATGCAATAATCATGGACTCATATTCTGCGTGTTCACATATATGTGATCTTGCATGTACCTCTGCCTTTACCGTGATATGTTTGGCCGCAACGGCTTCCAGTGGGGGGTGGCTTGGAGTGGCCTGTCTCCTTGGTGGAGTATTTTGCACAGTAGGATGCAATGCCTTATGTGGCTCCGACTGGGGATGGAATACAGTCATTAGCGGGGGTTGCTCGTATGCCTGTAGCGAACTCTTTATAAAGGCGGGTGTATGTGGAAAGCTTTGTCCTGGGTTTATCCCCGGATGCCGTAGTGGTTGTGCTGCAGTCCTAACCCCAATATTCTGCCCCCAAATATGTGCAGCTATAAATGCTTTAGTGTCTTGAAAATATTTTTAACTAACTTTTTTACTTGATGAAGGATGATGGCGGGTTGATAGGTGAAGCCCTATGCGGGGAAAGAAGGGATTTGTAATGATTATTTTCACGATGCTGATCACTGTTGCATTATGGGGTTTTGTATGGGTACATCAAGGAAACATCACTTTTGAATGGATTCTCACCATGATAGTGTTTTTTGCTCTCATTATTCTTTCGATGACATTTTTCATTGGTAAAATTCTTGAGAAACATGGCTATAGAAAGAAAGACCTCAAAAAGTTACATGTAATTTTAGAAGAACATTGGACAGATCCGTGGGAGCAGGGATACCTTTTAATATGATGTACAAAGGAGTATTATTTATCATCTCCTTCTTTGGGGATTTTTGGGCACAATTCTACTGCAATTCAAAGATTTTTCTTTGGTACTAGTTTCGTTTGTTAGCATAATTTTCATGTTAATCGAGATATATCCTCTTTTTGCTACTATGGTAGCATGGCTTCTGTGTATCCCGCTGTATCTCTTCGGGAATGAAAAGTCTGAGGGGCTCTTTGAGTTTATTGCCCTGTCGTCTCTTGTTGGGGCCTCTGGAATCCTCTTAATCTGGAGTATAGCAAGTCACTTAGTTACAATCAAATATCCTCAACCCGTATCCAATATGTTTCTGACCGAATCGAATCTATTTATCGTCAAAAACTTATTGGTCCTCTCAATTCTAAATGTCTTCTTTGGAATGTCTGGCCTTTATCTTCCTCAACGGGTCGGTAGAAAACAAACAGGAGCTATCTTACTCATGATCGCAATGTTCATGCTCCTAGTTGTGTTGAACCTCTTTGCAAGGTAGAGGTTAATATTTTAAATAGTATTCACTTTCCTCGCTAATTTCTTAACTTTTCAATCTCTTCCTCCAGCCTCTTCAGCTTCCCCTTAAACCTTCTCACCTGCTCGTTCGCGATGTCCACGATTCTCTCGATGTACTCCTCGCTCACCCATAACTCGCCGTCCTCGCCGAGCGGGACGTCCATCCTCTCTGTCGAGCGTATCTCAACGAGGAGCTTCTTGTGGCTGACGCTCTTTATGTTGGAGTACTTGAAGCCGAGGCCGATGGCGAGGTTGAGCAGTTTAACCGCGTCCTCCATCGTCCTCGCGCCGACGTGCAGGATTGGACTCCTCACGAGGAACCACAGCTGGCCGGAGCGGTGCCTCCTAACCGCCTCCATTACCTCCTCAAAAGCAACCTCCCTGTGCCACTTGCCGAGCCAGACCGAATTGAGTTTATCGCCGAAGTGCGGCATCTCCATGACCGAAATCCTGCCGGAGCAGGAGGAGGTCGTGAAGTAGTTCTCAAGGGAGTTGATTTTCTCAAGAAGTGAAATGATGTCCTCGTCCACCTTGCCCTCCTCTAAGGCCTTCCTCAGGCCCTTCATCGCTTTAGCCTTCTGCTCGTCGAAGTTCTTCGAGTAGAGGAACATGGTTTCGGGTTGTGAGAAGAGTTTAAAGGCTTAACGTTTGAGAAGAATCAGTTTTAGAGACGAGACTCTAGCTATCTCTTTGAAGTCCGAATCGTAAGTTATCAGCTCTTCGCCTCGATTAATTCATATAGCCGCTATGAGTAAATCTGCAAAGCCCTTTGGGGTGCCCCTCTTGAGAAGTTTTTCCTGAATCTCGTGGGCGAGAAGGTAATCGTCAAGATTTGGAAACAGGACATCCCCTTTGAAACGCGGGTACCTCACGACCCTTGGAAACTCCACGAAGGTAACTCCAGTTATGCTCTCATCTATTTCCGCTCCTCTCCTGAGACGTTCTATGGCAACGTTTGTGTCTATGACAGCCATTTAATCCGCTCCCTGTCCTTTTTCCTTACGTTCTCAGCTTCTTTGGGAACTTCAATTTCGTCTTCGGTCTCTTTAATTCCGAGTAACTTTCTGAGCTCCTCTGCGCTCAGTCTCTCGGGGGTACTCTCCAATAGTGCCCTCATAAAGGCTTCCTTGAACCTCTTCTCATCAACCCAGTCAGGAACGGAAAGGGTTATGATTTTGCTCATCTCAACACCCGTTAGGACTTTTGTTTTTGAAAGATTTTAACCTTTCTCCTTAGATTCTTCCAACGTGGCAATATCAACCAAAGTCTCCCTCTCCTTTACGAACTCCACCAGCCTCTTGTATGTCGGGTGGGCACTCAGCGTTGAGGAGTCGCCTATGAGGATCAGCTTCCTCTTGGCCCTCGTCAGCGAGACGTTCAAGCGCCTCAAATCCTTCAGGAAGCCGAGTTCTCCTTTTCTGTTGGAGCGGACGAAGGAGAGGACTATTACTTCCTTCTCCCTGCCCTGGTAGCCGTCAACGGTTTTAACCTCGACCTCCTCAGGAAGGAGGGAGCTTATCAGGTCGCGCTGGTCGTCGTAAGGGGTTATCACACCTATCCACTCCGGCTCAACACCGAGTCCCAAAAGCCTCTCGACGGCCTCCTTCACGAACCTCGCCTCAAGCGGGTTTTCCCTGCTCTCGCTTCCACGCCTCTGCCTCTCGAAGCGGTTTTCGAGCCTTGCGGTGTCTATGAAAACCAGCACGTTCTCGGGCTTTAGAACCTCCCCCCATGGGCCGTTCTCAGGGCTTTTAACACCTAAATCGGTGAGCGTTATGTTCTTCACACCCTCATCTGCTTTGACCTTTCCGTCGTAGAACTCCCCGCTTGGAAACTCCATGAGCCTTTCGTTCATCCTGTACTGGACGGTGAGCATCTCGCTCTTCACGGGATAACGCTCGATCAGGCCCTCGAAGAGCGTCTTACTCAGCTCCTTGGCCTTCTCGCTGAGTATCGTTGGTGGCAGCTGCCTGTGGTCGCCGGCTAAGACAAACCGTCTCGCCCTGTTTATCGGTATCAAAACGCTTGGAATCGTAGCCTGCGTCGCCTCGTCTATTATCGCCACATCATAGGAACCGTAGTCAACGACATCAAGGCCGGCAGAGGCGTTTGTCGTTAGAACAACGTCCGCCTCCCTGATGATTTCCCGGGCTATTCTCTCCTCGAGTTTTCTGGCATCGTCGAAGGTCTTCTGAACCTGCTGGTTAATCTTCAGCCACTCCGCCATCTCCCTGATGAGCCTCGCCGGAACGCCCCTTACGCCTATCCCCTTCGAGGCCAGCCTGAGTATTTCGCGGTCGCTCAGCCCCCGCCTGTACTTCGGTGCTGGCTTTGTGAAGGTGTCCCTCTTTTCCTTGAGGTTCTGGCCGATTACGCGAAGCTCCCTCAGCTCGCCGTATAGCTCGTGCTGGGTGATGAGGTAAGCCAGGGTCGTCTCGTGGAGGCTCCTTGAGACCCTGCTCGGGTGGCCAACGCGGACAACTTTAATCCCCGAGTCAACGAGCCTCTCCACGAGGTTGTCAACGGCAACGTTGCTTTCCGCTGTCGCTAATACCTTGTTGCCCCTTGCCACTTCCTGCCTTATCAGCTCGGCCAGGGTTCTCGTCTTGCCCGTCCCGAACGGCCCGTGGATGAGGAAGAAGTCCCCGCTCCCGAGGGCTCTCGCTATTGCCATCCTCTGGCTCGCGTTGAGGCTTCTATCGAAGGGCTCGAACTCGACGGGTTCACTCTCCCCAGGTTTCCTAAGGCCCAGGTAGAGCTCCAGCGCCTTTCTCCCGCTCTCCCTCAGATTGTTCAGGTTCTCCAGCCAGCGCTTGAAGGTGATGTCGTTGGCGTAGAGGTCTATCCTAACGCCCTTCAGCGCCCACTCAGGGACGGTCTCTAGAGCAACCGTCAGAAAGCGCTTCCCCTTCTCGACGACTGTTCCAACGAGGTCGCTCTTGAGCGGGTCGTGCCTGCTTATGACCACTAAATCGCCCACGCTTATCTCGGTCTTCATCTCCCTCTCGCGGCCGTATCTCACCAGAAAGTATCCCAGCTCCTCGCCAACAATCCTCCCGTTCAAGCCCAAAACGGCCCTTCCGACCTTCTCCCTCTCCCTTCCGGAGAGCCTTTTCATCTCCAGGCGCATGGCCTCTATCTCGGCCTTTCTCTCAAGCTCCACGAGTTCCTTGAGGTGAGCAATGAACTTTGAGGGCATCCCTTCTTCCATTTTCACTCCCGGTTCGGGAAAGAACGAGCGCCTTAAAAGGGTTGGGGGTGGTCAGCCCATGCGAGTTTCCTCACCGCTCGGACGAAACTTCCCTCATCATCCCGGAGAAAGTAGAAAAGAAGGGTTAAAAAGCTAAGCCCTCCTGGAGTAAACAACTGAGACTATGTCCCTGTGAAAGGACTTGAGGGCCTTCCAGTGGCGTTTTTCAATTTCCCCACTCCACGAGACCCTCTTGTAGAACCTTTCCAGGTCGTCGAGCAGGTACTCCAGGTATTCCCTGCGCCTGTTGTCGACACCGATGCCGTTGCTCAGGAGCTTGCCCCTCAGAAACGGGATCACTTCCGACGGCCGGCCGAGGGCCGCCCAGAACAGACCTTCCTTCAGGATTTCGCCCAACAGCTCCTCAAAACCGAGGTTTCTTTTGAGGCTCCCATCAGCGGAGGGTTTGGCCCTCCCCCCTTATGTTCAACCTTACAGTTGCCTCCATAGGTATCACCACGGTTAAGGGGTGCGTTTGACTATTTTAATTTTTTCCAAGTTTCTCCGTCATTTTGTCAGGATAAGAAAAAGAAGGGGCAAAATTTTGAATGACTGTTAAACAATGAAATCGGATGATGGATTATCGTCAGGCAATTATGAGGATGAGCGCCGCTATGGCTATGGGAGCCAGGTGGGCGAGTGCCTTTGCAAGGTTCATGGACATCACCGCTGGTGAGAGGCGCCCCAACTTTAAAAGCTTTACGTTTGTAAAACCCGGATGAATACAGTTGGAAGTTCGGAGTTTTATCCCGAAGGCCGATAAAGGTTCGGTTGGAGGAGTGGGAAACCCTTAAAAACCCATGCCATGTTCATGTTAAAAAGGACGCGGAGGCGCGAGAAAAATGGGAAAATTTGAACACAAACTTGTTAATGCCCTTAAGGGATACACCTTCGACGACGTTCTTCTGATACCTCAACCAACGGAAGTCGAGCCCAAGGACGTTGACGTCTCGACCCGGATAACCCCCAACGTGAAGCTCAAGATACC comes from the Thermococcus thioreducens genome and includes:
- the taw3 gene encoding tRNA(Phe) 7-((3-amino-3-carboxypropyl)-4-demethylwyosine(37)-N(4))-methyltransferase Taw3; amino-acid sequence: MFLYSKNFDEQKAKAMKGLRKALEEGKVDEDIISLLEKINSLENYFTTSSCSGRISVMEMPHFGDKLNSVWLGKWHREVAFEEVMEAVRRHRSGQLWFLVRSPILHVGARTMEDAVKLLNLAIGLGFKYSNIKSVSHKKLLVEIRSTERMDVPLGEDGELWVSEEYIERIVDIANEQVRRFKGKLKRLEEEIEKLRN
- a CDS encoding DNA-binding protein, with the translated sequence MAVIDTNVAIERLRRGAEIDESITGVTFVEFPRVVRYPRFKGDVLFPNLDDYLLAHEIQEKLLKRGTPKGFADLLIAAI
- a CDS encoding antitoxin AF2212-like protein: MKEIEAIYEEGVFKPLKSPIS
- a CDS encoding IGHMBP2 family helicase, which produces MEEGMPSKFIAHLKELVELERKAEIEAMRLEMKRLSGREREKVGRAVLGLNGRIVGEELGYFLVRYGREREMKTEISVGDLVVISRHDPLKSDLVGTVVEKGKRFLTVALETVPEWALKGVRIDLYANDITFKRWLENLNNLRESGRKALELYLGLRKPGESEPVEFEPFDRSLNASQRMAIARALGSGDFFLIHGPFGTGKTRTLAELIRQEVARGNKVLATAESNVAVDNLVERLVDSGIKVVRVGHPSRVSRSLHETTLAYLITQHELYGELRELRVIGQNLKEKRDTFTKPAPKYRRGLSDREILRLASKGIGVRGVPARLIREMAEWLKINQQVQKTFDDARKLEERIAREIIREADVVLTTNASAGLDVVDYGSYDVAIIDEATQATIPSVLIPINRARRFVLAGDHRQLPPTILSEKAKELSKTLFEGLIERYPVKSEMLTVQYRMNERLMEFPSGEFYDGKVKADEGVKNITLTDLGVKSPENGPWGEVLKPENVLVFIDTARLENRFERQRRGSESRENPLEARFVKEAVERLLGLGVEPEWIGVITPYDDQRDLISSLLPEEVEVKTVDGYQGREKEVIVLSFVRSNRKGELGFLKDLRRLNVSLTRAKRKLILIGDSSTLSAHPTYKRLVEFVKERETLVDIATLEESKEKG